CAGGTTGAAGGCGCAGCCTTAGACCTGACAAGGCGAACGGCCGATTTCAAGTGTAAGAAAGGGGACGCATGTCCGATACATTCCAGGCAATGGTCATCGACATGGCCGATGGCAAGCCGCAGACCGGCTTCCGCCAGCTTTCACTCTCCGATCTGCCGGATCATGATGTTCTCGTCGAGGTTCATTATTCGACCGTCAATTACAAGGATGGTCTGGCCCTCACCGGCAAAGGACGGATCGCCCGGCGTACCCCCATGGTCGGAGGTATCGACCTTGCCGGAATCGTGGTTGAATCCCGATCCGACAAATGGGCGCCCGGCGACAAGGTCATCGTCAACGGCTGGGGTCTGTCTGAAACAGAATGGGGGGGATATTCGCGATTTCAGCGCCTGAAAGCGGAATGGCTGATCGCGCTGCCCGAAACCTTCAGCCTTTCGCAGGCAATGGCAATTGGAACGGCCGGCTACACGGCCGCGCTTTGCGTCAATGCACTTGAGGATTGGGGCACGATCGCCAACGATGATCGCGAAATTCTCGTGACCGGTGCGGCGGGCGGTGTCGGCTCGGTGGCGATCAGCCTGCTTGCGGACAAGGGATATAAAGTAATCGCATCGACAGGCCGCCCGGAAACGCGGGACTATCTCGGATCGCTCGGCGCGAACGCTTTCGTTGACCGGGCATCGCTTTCAGAAAAGGGCAGCCCTCTACAAAAAGAGCGCTGGGCCGGCGTGGTTGATTCCGTCGGCTCGACGACGCTCGCAAACGCACTTTCACAGACCGTCTACGGCGGGGCGGTTGCTGCCTGCGGCCTTGCGGGGGGCGCAGACCTGCCGGCAACGGTACTCCCGCATATCCTGCGCGGCGTGGCACTGCTTGGCATTGATTCCGTTATGGCGCCGATGCCCAAACGCATCCGAGCATGGCAGACCCTAGCCGAACATCTGAAAGCGGAAAGGATCGGAACATTGGCGAGGATCGAGCCCTTCTCCAAGCTTCCGAGCCTCGCTCAGGATATCGTCGAGGGCAAAATCAGGGGGCGTGTCGTGGTGGAAATCGCACCGTAAGGCCCAGCGCGATCTAACGATACGCGCCATTCCCATATGTCACGCCAAGAATGAGCAGCCGTTGCAATCCGGCTCGGCGCCGTTCGCCACTTTGAGTCCCTTCAGCAACAACTTGTCCTAAAGTGTTCGATCAAAGGGCACGACACGAGATTTCACTCGCCAAGCTGCAGCGAAGCAGTCACCGTTCATCAAAGCGGCGACCAGCCTTAAGGAAACGCGATGAACCGAGATAATCCTATTGCGCAAGAAACCCGAAAAAAGGTCTCAGACCCCTACGACGTAGCCTATTTCGCAAAGAAGCACGGAATAAGCCCTACTGATGCCGCTCGGATCGTCAATCTCCATCGTTCCGACAGAGATTCCGCAGATCGGGCGGCATATCATCTGAAAGACACCCTCTGATTCGCCTTCTTTATCGGCGCCCTTGTTGACATATGGTTGCGTCAACATAGCCTGTCCAACTGCCACCGCTATGGCGACCGATCAAGGACATCGCGAACCCGAACGGTCAGATCTTCGAACGGCTTTGGCGGCCAAGCTCGCTTCTGACGCCAAGGGCGAACTTCGACCATAGGGATCATGCACTGACGAGGTCGCCCGTCACTCAAGGTTATGACTTCGTCCGGACTTTGACGCTGAATACCGTCGCGAGCTTCAGAAGGCTTCCGACAGATCGGCAGCTTACTTGATTTAGGCCAACGACGGATCTTCAAATTCCCAGGGATGTTTTGAACAGGGCGATCATTTCGGGAAGCAGGCCCTGCAGTATTCTTAACGGCCGAGTGTAATCCGGCCACGCCCCTCTTTCAGGACTATGGACGACCCATGCGCTCGCGAACGGTTGGCGAGATCCTCAATCATCTGCGCCGCCAAATCGACCGGCGCAGGTTCCGGCGATACCCTTTCATGGTAATTGCGCTCGTGTAGCCGATCACCACCGATGACAATAGGAAGCAGGTCGATTGTCTGCAGCCGTGCATCGGCATCAAAGTGACATGTTGCCACCACGCTTTTCCAAACATCCGGATCGGTCCAAACAACCTCGCCCGCGTCCAAATGGAACAGGAAATTCCCGAGCCCGAAGAAGATCGGTGCATCGCGATAGATTTCCAGCGCCTGCAGCACCGGCGCACCGTGGCTGACGAATGTGCCGGCGCCGGCGTCGATGCAGGCATGAGCGAGGGTCTGGACCCACGCCGGAACCTCGCGCCAGCTGGGCTCCCAGTGGTGATGGTGGAGATAGGCGATGACGAAAGCGCCCTCGGCGGCAGCCTTGCGGATTTCCGAGAGATGGAGTTCGAGGCTCGCCTCGTCCACGAGGATGCGGCGCCTGTTTTCAGGTGCACGACGAAACACCGTTCCATAGAAATCAATCTCGTCCGCGGAATCGAGAGCCCGTGGATCTTCCGGTTGAGCATAGTTGGCCCGTTCCATGGGGCTGCTCTGGAAGGTTTCCTGAATGGAAGCAAGGCCAGCAAAGGCCGCGGCATCGACTTCGAACAATCGCGAAACGCCGAGTTGATTCACGCCTGGTCGCGCGGCACGTTTGGGGGTCGCATCGGCCGCGTACATGTTCGCCGGTCCCGGCCCGGCATCAACGGCGACGAGCGCCACCGACCGGTTGCCAAACATTTTAGTTCCGGCCCGCCGCGCGTCGGTCGCGTCGACACCGGTGCCGGCGTGCAGAAAACCTCGCGCCTCCACCTCCTCCAGGGTCGATAGAACACCTGAAGGCCCAAGATCGAAGGCATGATTATTGGAGAGGGAAAGTACGTTGAAGCCGGTATCCTTCAGCGCATCCAGAACCACGGGATCGGAACAACCGAAATAGGATCCTTTCATTGGCCAACCGCCATGCCGCCCCAGGATCGTGGTCTCCAGATTGGTAAAGGCGATATCGGCCTGGTGGATCAAATCCCTGATCTCAGCAAAGCCGCTATCAGCGACCTGGCGGATGTCGCGATGGATGAGGGATTGTCCAGTCAGGACAAGCGTGAACGGTGAAGACATTTGGTAACCCTGAAGAGAAGAGAATGGGCGGCGGCCTCCTCGGACCGCCGCAGCTTTTAGGCGCACGCTACTTCGCCAGTTGCGGCGCAATGTCCATGCCGAACCATTTCTCGGCGATCCTGCTAATGGTCCCGTCCTTAATGCTGGCTTCGAGCGCGCTGTCGAAATCGGCAATCAGGTCGGTATCTTCCTTGCGAAGGCCGATACCGACACCCGGCCCCCAGGTGCCGCCGGAAAGTTGCGGCCCGAAGAAATCCGCCTGCTCGCCATCAGGCGTTTTGAGAAAGTCTCGCCAGACGAAATAATCCCCCAGGCCTCCGTCGATGCGCTGGGCGACGAGATCCAGCTTCAGGTTCTCCTGGCTGTCATAGCTGCGCACCTCGGCGACATCGCCGAACAACTCCTTGACAACGGCTTCCGAATTCGACGATCGCAGCACGCCGAGTATCCGGCCGGTCAGGCTCGCTCGCAATTTTGCAACCGTCTCTTTTGCCGAAGCATCCATATTCGTCAGGTTGAGCTTGGCCTTCGTGTCGCCTGGCTGCAAACCGACATCCCGTCGCATGACGATTTGGTTCGGCCCAACGGCATATGGCGCGGAAAAAGCTATCGACTTCTTGCGCTTTTCCGTAATCGACATGCCGGCCATGATCGCATCATATTTCTTTACGAGCAGGCCGGGAATGATGCCGTCCCAATCCTGGGCGACGAATTTGCATTTGAGCTGCATGCGCGTGCAAAGTTCCTGGCCGACATCGATGTCGAAGCCAACCAGCGCCCCGCTCGCATCAATGAAATCCCATGGCGGAGACGCGCCTTCGGATGCGATCGTGATCGCCGTTCGCTGCTCCGCATGGGCAAGCCCCGCGCCCAGCAAGACTGCGGCAAAGATGAAGGTAAGCTGTCGTTTCATGCTCATTCCCCTTGTTTCTGGTTATGCTATGAAGGACGGGTGCGATAAAGTCGTGGGAGGTTGTCTCGGAGCCCACAGTTCAACCCTGTCGCATCCGTCTCCCAGGAGGATGCGACATCCGCCAGCGTGATGCGGGCATCGCCTGAACGACCGAGCAGCACGACTTCGTCCCCCAGTTCAGCCTCCGGAATACCGGTGACATCGATGCGCAGATGTTCGAGATGGATAGGTGGCACAACCGGCACGCGCTGCCCTCTGACGAGAGCCGTGGCCGTGGACCTGATGGCGCGCGGCACCCCGTGACCCCAGCCGATGCCAAGCACCGCCATGCGCATGCCGGAATGGTATCCTGGCAGCGCGGGAGGAAGCCCCATGCTGTCGTCGCAATCCTTCAGCGAAACGATCCGCGCCTTGATCGCCGATAGCGCCGGAATCGTCCGAATGCGTCCGCCTGACGGCGAGCCGGCCAGGCCGAAGAGAAGCGCGCCGGGGTCGACGGCATTCATGTCAAGTTCGGGATGGCGAAGCATGCTCTCGCTACTGGAGACCATGACGGTTGCCGGCAGTCGCCCGATCGCCGCTAGCCTGCCGAGCAGCGGTGCGAGCCGTGCCACCTGTCCGGGCGCGGAGGAACCAGCCTTGCCGAATTCGTTGAGATGGGCGTAGAGGCCTTCGACCGTGACCGCTGATTGCTGACTGCACAGCTCCAAAAGATGCTCAAGGCGGGAAGGTGTTTCGCCTGCACGCCAGAAGCCGAGATCGATCTTGATGAAGAGCTTGAGCGGAATACCAGTCGAGAGCCATCTTTGAAGATCCTCTTCGCCCGATACCGTTATGGTCAGGTCGAGGTCCCGCACCAGGCCGGCTGCATCAGGGCCGATACCAGGGTACATCAGGATCGGCACAGCGGGTGCTGCCTCGCGCACGGCTAGCGCGTCACGGATGGAGACGACCCCAAATGCGTCGACACCTTCAGCCGCCAGGATGGCGGCGGCCCTCCCGACGCCGCATCCATAGGCATCCTGTTTCAGGCAGGCAAAGATCCTTGTGTTCCGATCTACGGCCGCCCTCACGGCGCGATAGTTGGTGGCGATGGCCGAGAGGTCGATCTCACGCCAGGCGGTCGCTCCCACCATCATCATCCGGTCCTGACTATTGTCCATGGCGCACCTGCCTGAAAAACACCTTGTCCGGACGAGTCTTGACCCGCGGAGCACCGGCCAAATGGCCTTCCAGTCGATGGAAGGCGCTGGTGACGCCGAACGTAAGGGCGAGATAGAGCAGGCCCGCAGCGATGAAGATTTCGTAGGGGGCAAACGTTTCCGCAACCAGTTTCCGTGAGAGGCCGGTTATTTCCAGGAGGGTCACGGTGCTGGCCAGCGAGCTTGCCTTCAGCATGCCGATCACCTCGTTGGCATAGGACGGCAGCACGCTCCTGAAGGCGATAGGGAAGACGATCCTGCGTTTGATCTGCAAGGGCGTCATGCCGATGGACTCGCCCGCCTCGACCACCCCGGGGGAAACGGCCTGTATGCCGCCGCGAAAGATCTCCGTGGCATAGGCAGCACCGTTGAGGGCCAAGGCCAGCAGGCAGCACCAGAACGGTTCTCTCAGAAGGATCCACGCCACGCTCGAACGGATGAAGCCTATCTGTCCCAGGCCATAATAGATGAGAAACAGCTGGACGAGCAGCGGCGTGCCGCGGAACACATAAGTATAGGCCAACACCGGGAGGGACAGCCACTTTGCGGGGGATGCCCGCAGGAAGGCCAGCGGGACCGCCAGGACAAGCGCAATCACAAGCGATGCGAATGTCAGCAGCAGTGTCAGCGGTATTCCCCGGCCAAGCGTGAGAATGCTGTTGATAAGAAGGGTGATATCCATCTTGCCGCTCCTCAGTGGCCGGGGACGGCAAAGCGCCGCTCAAGCAAGTTGAAAGCAATCAGCGCAATGGTGGTAAGCAACAGATAGAGAGCCGCAGCCGCAAGATAGAATGTCAGCGGTGCCCGCATCGAACCCGCGCCTATCGACGCAACCCGCATGATGTCCGTCAGCCCCACGATTGAGATCAGCGAGGTCTCCTTGATCAGGGAGATCCACTGATTGGCGAGCGCGGGCAGCGCGATGCGCATCATCTGCGGAAGGATAACGAGGCCCCAGACCTGCCATGGATGCAGGCCGAGCGACCGTGCCGCCTCGACCTGTCCCGTCGGTATGCTGAGAACCGCCCCGCGAAAGATCTCGGCCATGTAGGCACCGGAGACGATGGTGAGGGCCACGACGCCCGCCAGGAAGGCATTGATCTCGACATATTGGCCGAACAGGCTGCTGACGGCCACCGTCCCCCGAAATAGATCAGCAGGATGACCAGAAGTTCCGGCACACCGCGAATGATCGTCGTGTAGGATCCGATAGCAACACTCAACCACCTCAACTTCGAAAGGCGGCCGGCGGCTGCCAGCAGTCCAAGTGCTGTGCCTAGCATGGCGCTGACAGCAGCCAGCTCCACAGTTGTCTTGAGCCCCGCGACGAACTGGATCAGGAAGCCATCCATAGGAAACCCTTCTAGTTATGCGCAGCCAGGAAGCCGCGAAGGCGGCTTGACGCCGGAGAAGAAAAGAACTGCGACGGAGGCGCTTCCTCCTCGATCAACCCCCGATGCATGAACGCCGCCCGCGTCGAAACTTCCCGCGCGAATGCCAATTCGTGGGTCACGATCACCATTGTGCGCCTTTCGGCTGCAAGCTTTGCCATCACGCGCAAGACCTCTCCGACGAGTTCAGGATCAAGTGCCGATGTCGGTTCGTCGAAGAGAAGAACCTCCGGCTCCATGGCCAGCGCCCGCGCGATAGCGACGCGCTGCTGCTGGCCGCCCGAGAGATGGTGAGGATAGGCCCCCGCCTTCTCCGAAAGCCCTACCTTCGCAAGATAGCGGCGCCCGTGATCGGTGGCTGTAGCGCGGCGAAGACCCTTCACGAGAACCGGACCTTCCGTCACGTTCTCGAGCACCGTCTTGTGGGGCCAGAGATTGAAGTTCTGGAACACCATGCCGATCGAAGCCCTCACTCGTCGTACGTGCCGATGATCGAGGATGCGGGGAACGTCGCCCGGCCGCATTGCAGGACGGATCGGGAGCCGCTCGCCATGTATCCAGATCTCGCCTTGATCGGGAATGGCCAGGAGATTGAGGCATCGAAGGAGAGTGCTCTTGCCCGACCCGCTGCTGCCGAGGATGGAGACGATTTCGCCGGTGCGCACGTTTAGATTGACGCCGCGCAAGACCTCAGTATTGCCGAGGCGTTTCTTGATGCCTTGCGCAGATACGCCGACTTCCGGCACGATCCTCTCGATTGACATCACGCGCTCCGCACCGAGGAGACGATGCTGCTTGAGCAAATCACAGTTGCGATTGGATATAACTTTACCGTTGCTGCGCGCATGGAGCGGCACCATCCTATTGGCTTTTTGACATGGATACGGCGCTGGCCGCGGCTGCGTTGACCGTCTCTCTGTCAACTTCGAAAGGGAGAATTGCCTGAGATCTATGCAGCGGTCAATTTATAAGCAAAAATACTTTTCGATAAGTATAGCTTATAGGACGGCTGAATTCGGGGCGCTTCCCGCGAGCCGATATAAGCTTAAGTTTTAATATCGGCCGCACGAACGGGGAGTTTAGCCATGGTCGAAATCGCGGGGACGGGCATTACGCTACGCCAGCTTCAAATTTTGCGGGAGGTCGTTCGCACAGGATCGGAAAGAGCCGCGGCGAAGGTGCTCGACATCACCCAACCGGGGGTCAGCCAGCAGGTCAAACTGCTTGAGAAGCTGCTTGGCGTACAACTCTTCATACGCGACAGGGGCAGGCTGGTCCCGAGTGCCCAGGCGATGGCGCTGTTTCGGGATACCGATGCGACTTTTGCCCAGATGGAGCGGATCGCCAAAACGGTGACATCGCTTCGAGGCATTGACAGTGACACCATCAGCATCGCGGCACCCTACGTCTTTTCAATGAGACTGCTTCCCGACGTTATCAAGACATTGCGATCACGACAGGCGATAACTTCGGTTCAGCTTAGGTCGGGAAACTATCGGGAAATCATCGACCATGTCCTAGAGGGACGTGCGGATATTGGTCTGGGACGGCTGCCGCTGGACGACAAGATCTTCGAGTGGCGCCCGGTGGCAACGGCGACCAATGTCTACATCTTCCATCGTGGGCACCGGCTCGCGCAGAAGGATATCATTAGACCTGAGGACTTGATCGGCGAACCTCTCGCCGATGTAGAGCCTCAGATGCAGTCGCATCATATGAACGAAAACGCGATGCGCTACATGGGTGCAGAGCCCAACCTGGCGATCCAGGTCGATGTCATCGGGCAGGAAGTCAACTTCGTAGCCGCGGCGCTGGGCATAACAAGTAGCAACACTTTCGCCGCCCGCCAGTTTGCCGCCTTCCCTGTCGAGATCCGCCCCTTTGAGCCCAGTGCCCTCTATCACTACATCATCTTCTGGCAAAAGGGCCGACGCCTCAGTCCGGTTCTGCAAGATGCCATTGAGATCACTGTCGAATGCGCCACGGCGGGAGATACTTCCGTGCCAGAAGAATCTTTAAACGGTTGAATCTGGAGCGACGATCTTAATGGGAGTTAAATCGACGACCGTATTAAGATGAGTCGCGCGCTTGAAATTCCTCCTATTGGCTATAGGCTTGGAGGATATAATCGACTCCCCGCGATGGCAATGGACCCGCCTTGCAGGATTTTGGCCACCTCATCAATCGACAAAGACGCTTGAATCGCAAACGTCAACGTAGGAGCCAGAATTTTCGGTCAAACGGCGGTCCCACCTAGCGAAATTCCGAGACTTCACCTTCGGTGTAGCGATATATAAGCAGGCTCATAGATCTCCGGCAGCTTCATTACGATCCGCTCCCTCGGATACGGCGCCCCGAACGTCGCCTGGATGAACTCATCGCCGCGACTTTAATCCTTGCGCAGATCGCGGCGGCCGCTTCGGGCTTCCAGGTGCCAGCAGAGTATCAGCAACTTGTCGCGATTACCTCAACACGGGTGAAGTTTGGGCCTCGCCTCTATTGACCTCGTCAGGCGGCAGTCTATCTTCAACGTCTTGGGAGAAGACAGAGATGTTGGCGCAAGACGAATTCTCAATAGGCCCCTATGCGCAGTTAAATCACGGCGAACGTCTCCACCGCGTCGATCTTCTTGCAGCTACGATCTCAAGGCTAGCCTTCGATGTTGCCGAAATAGGCGATTCTGTCACAGTAAGATCGCTTCTTGATATCGGCTGGATGCTGAAGGTCATGCGT
The Rhizobium sp. 11515TR DNA segment above includes these coding regions:
- a CDS encoding LysR family transcriptional regulator — its product is MVEIAGTGITLRQLQILREVVRTGSERAAAKVLDITQPGVSQQVKLLEKLLGVQLFIRDRGRLVPSAQAMALFRDTDATFAQMERIAKTVTSLRGIDSDTISIAAPYVFSMRLLPDVIKTLRSRQAITSVQLRSGNYREIIDHVLEGRADIGLGRLPLDDKIFEWRPVATATNVYIFHRGHRLAQKDIIRPEDLIGEPLADVEPQMQSHHMNENAMRYMGAEPNLAIQVDVIGQEVNFVAAALGITSSNTFAARQFAAFPVEIRPFEPSALYHYIIFWQKGRRLSPVLQDAIEITVECATAGDTSVPEESLNG
- a CDS encoding CapA family protein, whose translation is MSSPFTLVLTGQSLIHRDIRQVADSGFAEIRDLIHQADIAFTNLETTILGRHGGWPMKGSYFGCSDPVVLDALKDTGFNVLSLSNNHAFDLGPSGVLSTLEEVEARGFLHAGTGVDATDARRAGTKMFGNRSVALVAVDAGPGPANMYAADATPKRAARPGVNQLGVSRLFEVDAAAFAGLASIQETFQSSPMERANYAQPEDPRALDSADEIDFYGTVFRRAPENRRRILVDEASLELHLSEIRKAAAEGAFVIAYLHHHHWEPSWREVPAWVQTLAHACIDAGAGTFVSHGAPVLQALEIYRDAPIFFGLGNFLFHLDAGEVVWTDPDVWKSVVATCHFDADARLQTIDLLPIVIGGDRLHERNYHERVSPEPAPVDLAAQMIEDLANRSRAHGSSIVLKEGRGRITLGR
- a CDS encoding amino acid ABC transporter ATP-binding protein, translated to MSIERIVPEVGVSAQGIKKRLGNTEVLRGVNLNVRTGEIVSILGSSGSGKSTLLRCLNLLAIPDQGEIWIHGERLPIRPAMRPGDVPRILDHRHVRRVRASIGMVFQNFNLWPHKTVLENVTEGPVLVKGLRRATATDHGRRYLAKVGLSEKAGAYPHHLSGGQQQRVAIARALAMEPEVLLFDEPTSALDPELVGEVLRVMAKLAAERRTMVIVTHELAFAREVSTRAAFMHRGLIEEEAPPSQFFSSPASSRLRGFLAAHN
- a CDS encoding transporter substrate-binding domain-containing protein, producing the protein MKRQLTFIFAAVLLGAGLAHAEQRTAITIASEGASPPWDFIDASGALVGFDIDVGQELCTRMQLKCKFVAQDWDGIIPGLLVKKYDAIMAGMSITEKRKKSIAFSAPYAVGPNQIVMRRDVGLQPGDTKAKLNLTNMDASAKETVAKLRASLTGRILGVLRSSNSEAVVKELFGDVAEVRSYDSQENLKLDLVAQRIDGGLGDYFVWRDFLKTPDGEQADFFGPQLSGGTWGPGVGIGLRKEDTDLIADFDSALEASIKDGTISRIAEKWFGMDIAPQLAK
- a CDS encoding ABC transporter permease subunit translates to MAVSSLFGQYVEINAFLAGVVALTIVSGAYMAEIFRGAVLSIPTGQVEAARSLGLHPWQVWGLVILPQMMRIALPALANQWISLIKETSLISIVGLTDIMRVASIGAGSMRAPLTFYLAAAALYLLLTTIALIAFNLLERRFAVPGH
- a CDS encoding MDR family oxidoreductase — encoded protein: MSDTFQAMVIDMADGKPQTGFRQLSLSDLPDHDVLVEVHYSTVNYKDGLALTGKGRIARRTPMVGGIDLAGIVVESRSDKWAPGDKVIVNGWGLSETEWGGYSRFQRLKAEWLIALPETFSLSQAMAIGTAGYTAALCVNALEDWGTIANDDREILVTGAAGGVGSVAISLLADKGYKVIASTGRPETRDYLGSLGANAFVDRASLSEKGSPLQKERWAGVVDSVGSTTLANALSQTVYGGAVAACGLAGGADLPATVLPHILRGVALLGIDSVMAPMPKRIRAWQTLAEHLKAERIGTLARIEPFSKLPSLAQDIVEGKIRGRVVVEIAP
- a CDS encoding ABC transporter permease yields the protein MDITLLINSILTLGRGIPLTLLLTFASLVIALVLAVPLAFLRASPAKWLSLPVLAYTYVFRGTPLLVQLFLIYYGLGQIGFIRSSVAWILLREPFWCCLLALALNGAAYATEIFRGGIQAVSPGVVEAGESIGMTPLQIKRRIVFPIAFRSVLPSYANEVIGMLKASSLASTVTLLEITGLSRKLVAETFAPYEIFIAAGLLYLALTFGVTSAFHRLEGHLAGAPRVKTRPDKVFFRQVRHGQ
- a CDS encoding alanine racemase, with the protein product MDNSQDRMMMVGATAWREIDLSAIATNYRAVRAAVDRNTRIFACLKQDAYGCGVGRAAAILAAEGVDAFGVVSIRDALAVREAAPAVPILMYPGIGPDAAGLVRDLDLTITVSGEEDLQRWLSTGIPLKLFIKIDLGFWRAGETPSRLEHLLELCSQQSAVTVEGLYAHLNEFGKAGSSAPGQVARLAPLLGRLAAIGRLPATVMVSSSESMLRHPELDMNAVDPGALLFGLAGSPSGGRIRTIPALSAIKARIVSLKDCDDSMGLPPALPGYHSGMRMAVLGIGWGHGVPRAIRSTATALVRGQRVPVVPPIHLEHLRIDVTGIPEAELGDEVVLLGRSGDARITLADVASSWETDATGLNCGLRDNLPRLYRTRPS